In Mastomys coucha isolate ucsf_1 unplaced genomic scaffold, UCSF_Mcou_1 pScaffold5, whole genome shotgun sequence, one genomic interval encodes:
- the Lrrc46 gene encoding leucine-rich repeat-containing protein 46, whose product MPGDEQEAKKAARRTEEGVPITEALITKRNLTFPEDEGLSEKMFHTLDELETVRLDGEGITCIGNLEKLQNIHSLYLQSNKIQRIENLACITSLRFLSLARNQIRHVENLLDLQYLQFLDLSENLIETLKLDELPQSLLILNLCGNPCTNQDGYRKMVIGALPLLLDLDKQPILERWTSDEDKSSDEEEEFPELNGPFCTERGFFKDLEQELHQHQERRQQAALTEHLSRMETQPVLTDLPLLPSVPMAGDCSPAVTEQPGKESAPKATSSTQIASSTKKQVPRNQKSSVQARKGALAATTSKTSLASAPSSTKTTNKKSTK is encoded by the exons ATGCCAGGAGACGAGCAGGAAG CTAAGAAGGCTGCCCGGAGAACCGAGGAAGGCGTCCCCATTACTGAAGCCCTGATCACCAAGCGGAACTTGACCTTCCCTGAAGATGAAGGCCTGTCAGAAAAGAT GTTTCACACTCTCGATGAACTGGAGACTGTCCGCCTGGATGGGGAAGGGATTACTTGTATCGGGAATTTAGAGAAACTCCAGAATATTCACAGCCTCTACCTGCAATCG AATAAGATCCAGCGCATTGAGAACTTGGCATGCATCACCTCCCTGCG CTTCCTGTCTTTGGCAAGAAACCAAATCAGGCATGTGGAAAACCTCCTTGACCTCCAGTACCTCCAGTTTCTGGACCTTTCTGAGAACCTGATAGAAACACTGAAGCTAG ATGAGCTCCCGCAGAGCCTTCtcattctcaacctgtgtggAAATCCCTGCACCAACCAGGATGGCTATAG GAAGATGGTGATAGGAGCCCTGCCACTGCTCTTGGACCTGGACAAGCAGCCTATACTGGAGCGGTGGACCTCAGATGAGGATAAATCctcagatgaggaagaggagttTCCAGAGCTCAATGGCCCGTTCTGTACAGAGCGAG GATTCTTCAAGGACTTGGAGCAGGAACTGCATCAGCATCAGGAACgcaggcagcaggcagccctGACAGAGCACTTGTCAAGGATGGAGACACAGCCTGTCCTCACAGACCTGCCCCTGCTGCCTTCTGTGCCCATGGCTGGGGACTGCAGCCCTGCTGTCACTGAACAGCCTGGGAAGGAGTCAGCCCCTAAAGCCACCTCCTCAACCCAGATCGCCTCTTCTACCAAGAAACAGGTTCCCAGGAACCAGAAAAGCTCTGTCCAGGCAAGGAAGGGGGCTCTAGCAGCCACAACCTCCAAGACCTCTCTGGCTTCAGCCCCCAGCTCaacaaaaactacaaacaaaaaaagcacaaagTAA
- the Scrn2 gene encoding secernin-2 isoform X2 — protein sequence MASSSPDAPCSCDCFVSVPPASAIPAVIFAKNSDRPRDEVQEVVFIPAGTHTPGSRLQCTYIEVEQVWKTHAVILSRPSWLWGAEMGANELGVCIGNEAVWTKEPVGEGEALLGMDLLRLALERSSTAQEAVHVIAGLLDRYGQGGSCREDPEPFCYHNTFLLADRTEAWVLETAGRLWAAQRIQGGARNISNQLSIGTDISAEHPELRSYAKAQGWWTGQGIFDFAQVFSLTQQPVRMEAAKARFRAGCELLQRQQGSITAEVMMDILRNKESGICMDSGGFRTTASMVSVLPQDPTKPCVHFLTATPDPSRSVFKPFIFEVGVSQSPQVLSPSFGAQDPVRILPRFQTRVDRRHSLYRGHQAALGLMEDGQEQAQQLRKKQQSLEQEGLEALRGLLTGEQAPPPQGLGSLFQAFVEREQQAYA from the exons ATGGCGTCGTCGAGCCCCGATGCCCCTTGTTCCTGCGACTGCTTTGTCTCTGTGCCCCCGGCCTCAGCCATCCCAGCTGTAATCTTTGCAAAGAACTCAGACCGGCCCCGAGATGAAGTGCAGGAGGTGGTGTTTATACCAGCAGGCACTCACACCCCTGGGAGCCGGCTTCAG TGCACCTACATCGAGGTGGAGCAGGTGTGGAAGACGCATGCTGTGATTCTGAGCCGCCCTTCTTGGCTGTGGGGGGCTGAGATGGGTGCCAACGAGCTTGGTGTCTGCATTGGCAATGAAGCAGTGTGGACCAAAGAGCccgtgggggagggggaagccctGCTGGGCATGGATCTGCTCAG GCTGGCTTTGGAACGGAGCAGTACTGCCCAGGAGGCTGTGCACGTGATCGCGGGCTTGCTGGACCGCTATGGGCAGGGAGGCAGCTGCCGGGAGGATCCTGAGCCATTCTGCTATCACAACACCTTTTTACTGGCTGATCGGACAGAGGCTTGGGTGCTGGAGACAGCTGGGAGGCTGTGGGCTGCTCAGCGGATCCAGG GAGGTGCCCGAAATATTTCCAACCAGCTGAGCATTGGTACAGACATCTCAGCAGAACACCCGGAGCTCCGCAGCTATGCCAAGGCTCAGGGTTGGTGGACTGGGCAGGGTATCTTTGACTTTGCACAAGTCTTCTCCCTGACCCAGCAGCCTGTGCGCATGGAGGCTGCCAAGGCCCGCTTCCGGGCTGGGTGTGAGCTGTTGCAGCGGCAACAAG GCAGCATCACAGCGGAGGTGATGATGGACATCCTCAGGAACAAGGAGAGCGGCATCTGCATGGACTCCGGAGGCTTCCGCACCACAGCCAGTATGGTGTCGGTCCTGCCCCAGGATCCCACAAAGCCCTGTGTCCACTTCCTCACTGCCACACCAGACCCGTCCCG GTCGGTATTCAAGCCATTCATCTTTGAAGTGGGGGTGTCCCAGTCCCCCCAGGTGCTGTCCCCCAGTTTTGGAGCCCAGGATCCTGTTCGGATCCTCCCCAGGTTCCAGACTCGGGTGGACCGTCGACACTCACTCTATCGTGGACACCAGGCAGCCCTGGGGCTGATGGAGGATGGGCAG GAGCAGGCACAACAACTCCGAAAAAAGCAGCAGAGCCTAGAGCAGGAGGGCCTGGAGGCTCTCAGGGGACTGCTTACTGGTGAACAAGCCCCGCCTCCCCAGGGGCTGGGCAGCCTCTTCCAGGCCTTTGTGGAGAGGGAGCAGCAGGCCTATGCTTAA
- the Mrpl10 gene encoding 39S ribosomal protein L10, mitochondrial, protein MAAAVAGILRGGLPPRAAWLPTFQTVRHGSKAVTRHWRVMHFQRQKLMAITKYIPPKPAINPRCLPPPPKPPKEESGLIRLLRQDIVAVFRDNRMIAVCQNVALSAEDKLLLRHQLRKHKIFIKVFPSQVLKPFLEGSKFRNLLPLFVGHNLLLVSEEPKVKEMVRILKSIPFLPLLGGCIDDTILSRQGLVDYAKLPSLDRYLLHPHFLIATGLTW, encoded by the exons ATGGCTGCGGCGGTGGCTGGGATACTTCGAGGAGGTCTCCCGCCCCGGGCGG CTTGGCTACCCACCTTCCAGACTGTGCGCCATGGCTCCAAGGCTGTGACCCGCCACTGGCGAGTCATGCACTTTCAGCGGCAGAAGCTAATGGCTATAACTAAGTATATTCCTCCCAAACCTGCCATCAACCCGAGATGCCTACCACCTCCTCCCAAGCCCCCCAAGGAG GAGTCAGGCCTCATCCGGCTCCTGCGTCAGGATATAGTAGCAGTTTTTCGGGACAACCGAATGATAGCTGTCTGCCAGAATGTGGCCTTGAGCGCAGAGGACAAGCTCCTCCTGAGGCACCAGCTACGGAAACACAAGATCTTCATAAAAGTCTTCCCCAGCCAG GTCCTAAAGCCTTTTCTAGAAGGTTCCAAATTCCGAAACCTGCTGCCGCTTTTTGTCGGACACAATCTGCTGCTAGTCAGTGAGGAACCCAAGGTCAAGGAAATGGTGCGGATCTTAAAGAGCATTCCCTTCCTGCCGCTGCTGG GTGGCTGCATTGACGACACCATCCTCAGCAGGCAGGGACTCGTAGACTATGCCAAGCTGCCCAGCCTGGACCG ATACTTGCTGCACCCACACTTCCTGATTGCCACAGGGCTGACCTGGTAG
- the Scrn2 gene encoding secernin-2 isoform X3 — MRDVNIPTSSQMASSSPDAPCSCDCFVSVPPASAIPAVIFAKNSDRPRDEVQEVVFIPAGTHTPGSRLQCTYIEVEQVWKTHAVILSRPSWLWGAEMGANELGVCIGNEAVWTKEPVGEGEALLGMDLLRLALERSSTAQEAVHVIAGLLDRYGQGGSCREDPEPFCYHNTFLLADRTEAWVLETAGRLWAAQRIQGRSLA; from the exons ATGAGGGACGTGAACATCCCCACTTCTTCGCAGATGGCGTCGTCGAGCCCCGATGCCCCTTGTTCCTGCGACTGCTTTGTCTCTGTGCCCCCGGCCTCAGCCATCCCAGCTGTAATCTTTGCAAAGAACTCAGACCGGCCCCGAGATGAAGTGCAGGAGGTGGTGTTTATACCAGCAGGCACTCACACCCCTGGGAGCCGGCTTCAG TGCACCTACATCGAGGTGGAGCAGGTGTGGAAGACGCATGCTGTGATTCTGAGCCGCCCTTCTTGGCTGTGGGGGGCTGAGATGGGTGCCAACGAGCTTGGTGTCTGCATTGGCAATGAAGCAGTGTGGACCAAAGAGCccgtgggggagggggaagccctGCTGGGCATGGATCTGCTCAG GCTGGCTTTGGAACGGAGCAGTACTGCCCAGGAGGCTGTGCACGTGATCGCGGGCTTGCTGGACCGCTATGGGCAGGGAGGCAGCTGCCGGGAGGATCCTGAGCCATTCTGCTATCACAACACCTTTTTACTGGCTGATCGGACAGAGGCTTGGGTGCTGGAGACAGCTGGGAGGCTGTGGGCTGCTCAGCGGATCCAGGGTAGGAGTCTAGCATAG
- the Scrn2 gene encoding secernin-2 isoform X1, with protein MRDVNIPTSSQMASSSPDAPCSCDCFVSVPPASAIPAVIFAKNSDRPRDEVQEVVFIPAGTHTPGSRLQCTYIEVEQVWKTHAVILSRPSWLWGAEMGANELGVCIGNEAVWTKEPVGEGEALLGMDLLRLALERSSTAQEAVHVIAGLLDRYGQGGSCREDPEPFCYHNTFLLADRTEAWVLETAGRLWAAQRIQGGARNISNQLSIGTDISAEHPELRSYAKAQGWWTGQGIFDFAQVFSLTQQPVRMEAAKARFRAGCELLQRQQGSITAEVMMDILRNKESGICMDSGGFRTTASMVSVLPQDPTKPCVHFLTATPDPSRSVFKPFIFEVGVSQSPQVLSPSFGAQDPVRILPRFQTRVDRRHSLYRGHQAALGLMEDGQEQAQQLRKKQQSLEQEGLEALRGLLTGEQAPPPQGLGSLFQAFVEREQQAYA; from the exons ATGAGGGACGTGAACATCCCCACTTCTTCGCAGATGGCGTCGTCGAGCCCCGATGCCCCTTGTTCCTGCGACTGCTTTGTCTCTGTGCCCCCGGCCTCAGCCATCCCAGCTGTAATCTTTGCAAAGAACTCAGACCGGCCCCGAGATGAAGTGCAGGAGGTGGTGTTTATACCAGCAGGCACTCACACCCCTGGGAGCCGGCTTCAG TGCACCTACATCGAGGTGGAGCAGGTGTGGAAGACGCATGCTGTGATTCTGAGCCGCCCTTCTTGGCTGTGGGGGGCTGAGATGGGTGCCAACGAGCTTGGTGTCTGCATTGGCAATGAAGCAGTGTGGACCAAAGAGCccgtgggggagggggaagccctGCTGGGCATGGATCTGCTCAG GCTGGCTTTGGAACGGAGCAGTACTGCCCAGGAGGCTGTGCACGTGATCGCGGGCTTGCTGGACCGCTATGGGCAGGGAGGCAGCTGCCGGGAGGATCCTGAGCCATTCTGCTATCACAACACCTTTTTACTGGCTGATCGGACAGAGGCTTGGGTGCTGGAGACAGCTGGGAGGCTGTGGGCTGCTCAGCGGATCCAGG GAGGTGCCCGAAATATTTCCAACCAGCTGAGCATTGGTACAGACATCTCAGCAGAACACCCGGAGCTCCGCAGCTATGCCAAGGCTCAGGGTTGGTGGACTGGGCAGGGTATCTTTGACTTTGCACAAGTCTTCTCCCTGACCCAGCAGCCTGTGCGCATGGAGGCTGCCAAGGCCCGCTTCCGGGCTGGGTGTGAGCTGTTGCAGCGGCAACAAG GCAGCATCACAGCGGAGGTGATGATGGACATCCTCAGGAACAAGGAGAGCGGCATCTGCATGGACTCCGGAGGCTTCCGCACCACAGCCAGTATGGTGTCGGTCCTGCCCCAGGATCCCACAAAGCCCTGTGTCCACTTCCTCACTGCCACACCAGACCCGTCCCG GTCGGTATTCAAGCCATTCATCTTTGAAGTGGGGGTGTCCCAGTCCCCCCAGGTGCTGTCCCCCAGTTTTGGAGCCCAGGATCCTGTTCGGATCCTCCCCAGGTTCCAGACTCGGGTGGACCGTCGACACTCACTCTATCGTGGACACCAGGCAGCCCTGGGGCTGATGGAGGATGGGCAG GAGCAGGCACAACAACTCCGAAAAAAGCAGCAGAGCCTAGAGCAGGAGGGCCTGGAGGCTCTCAGGGGACTGCTTACTGGTGAACAAGCCCCGCCTCCCCAGGGGCTGGGCAGCCTCTTCCAGGCCTTTGTGGAGAGGGAGCAGCAGGCCTATGCTTAA
- the Sp6 gene encoding transcription factor Sp6 gives MLTAVCGSLGSQHTDAPHASPPRLDLQPLQTYQGHTSPEAGDYPSPLQPGELQSLPLGPEVDFSQGYELPGASSRVTCEDLESDSPLAPGPFSKLLQPDMSHHYESWFRPTHPGTEDGSWWDLHPGTSWMDLPHTQGALTSPGHPGALQPALGGYVGDHQLCAPPPHPHPHHLLPAAAGQHLLGPPDGAKALEAVAPESQGLDSSLDAAARPKGSRRSVPRSSGQTVCRCPNCLEAERLGAPCGPDGGKKKHLHNCHIPGCGKAYAKTSHLKAHLRWHSGDRPFVCNWLFCGKRFTRSDELQRHLQTHTGTKKFPCAVCSRVFMRSDHLAKHMKTHEGAKEEAAAVAAQGEGKAGGVVESPGGKGKREAEGSSASSN, from the coding sequence ATGCTAACCGCTGTCTGTGGCTCTCTGGGCAGCCAGCACACCGACGCGCCTCACGCATCACCGCCGCGCCTCGACCTGCAGCCTCTCCAGACGTACCAGGGTCACACGAGCCCGGAGGCCGGGGACTACCCCTCCCCGCTGCAGCCTGGAGAGCTGCAGAGCCTCCCGCTGGGCCCGGAGGTAGACTTCTCTCAGGGCTATGAGTTGCCAGGGGCCTCCTCGCGGGTAACCTGCGAGGACCTGGAAAGTGACAGTCCCTTGGCACCGGGACCCTTTTCCAAGCTCCTGCAGCCGGACATGTCTCACCACTACGAATCGTGGTTCCGGCCGACTCACCCAGGCACGGAGGATGGCTCGTGGTGGGACCTTCATCCCGGCACGAGCTGGATGGACCTCCCGCATACTCAGGGAGCGCTGACCTCACCTGGCCACCCGGGGGCGCTTCAGCCTGCTTTGGGAGGATACGTCGGAGACCACCAGCTCTGTGCTCCGCCGCCCCACCCGCACCCGCACCACCTCCTCCCAGCCGCTGCTGGGCAGCACCTCCTCGGGCCACCCGACGGGGCTAAGGCCTTGGAAGCAGTGGCACCCGAGTCCCAAGGGTTGGATTCCAGTCTGGATGCCGCGGCCCGACCCAAAGGCTCCCGGCGATCAGTGCCCCGCAGCTCCGGGCAGACGGTGTGTCGCTGCCCCAACTGCCTGGAGGCGGAGCGACTCGGGGCTCCGTGCGGGCCCGATGGGGGCAAGAAGAAGCATTTGCACAACTGCCACATCCCAGGCTGCGGCAAGGCGTACGCTAAGACGTCGCATCTGAAGGCGCACCTGCGGTGGCACAGCGGCGACCGACCCTTCGTGTGCAACTGGCTTTTCTGCGGCAAGCGCTTTACGCGCTCCGACGAGCTACAGCGCCACCTTCAGACCCACACCGGGACCAAGAAGTTCCCCTGTGCGGTCTGCAGCCGAGTCTTCATGCGCAGCGACCACCTGGCCAAGCACATGAAAACCCACGAAGGCGCCAAAGAGgaggcggcggcggtggcggcccAGGGCGAGGGCAAGGCCGGTGGCGTGGTGGAGTCGCCCGGGGGCAAAGGCAAACGTGAGGCTGAAGGCAGCTCGGCATCCTCCAACTGA